The DNA window AGCGACTTATCTTATCTACTTCTGGGCCTGCCGCTACTATATTTTCACAGGCTGGTCGTATCGATGCACTGGATACCTTTCTGGCTGAAATTGCAGAGTTATCAGTTCAGCCTGCCTTGCGAGCCAAAGCATATCGCTGCCTGTTAGAAAGCAAATTTGTTTGGGCTGAAGGAAATACATGGCAGTGGGCAGACAAAGTATATGGCATACGGCGACGTATTCCTGTTTTAAATGAAAGGATAGTAAGCACAACAACCTCATTTATTGAGTACTTAAACATGGCAACAACTGACCGTTCCCCTATGGTTCGTCGTATTGCTGGAGAAATGCTAATTAAACAGTTAGAAAATATTGGAGAAGAAGCGTTTAAATTGGCACAATTGCTAGCATCAGACAAATCAACAGCAGTGGCAGAACGAGGAAGGTATGTATTAACTGTTTTAGCAAAGTTAGTTTGAGAAGATAGATAATGACAGCCACAAAATATAAGGTTAATTAATTTGTTTAAAGCACTCATCCAATATCATGTTTTTCCTGACTTTTCTTTGTGGTGTCTTGAAGGCATTTTGGGATAAGTATTCTTTCGCTTCTTCCAGACAAAAAATGATTTCTGACCAGGCCTTTTGAAGAACGCTGCTTAATATGGGGCGTAGCCAAATACAAGTATTATTAGCGGCTTTCAATAAGGATACTGTCGGCAGTAAACGTCTTGCTAGACTACGCCTGAACAGTAATCCTAATAAACTCAGCCAGATAAGATTTTCAACGATGGATTTGTGGCGGGTGGCATAGCTCCGCCAATTCGTATGTGATTTCAGTTCATTAAACAGTAATTCAACCTGCCAACGACAACGGTAAACGACCATAATATCATCAGCGGTAAATTCAGTTGCAGATAAATTCGTCAGCCACAGACAGTAACGACGCTCTTCGGCCACCCAGCGCCGAATAATACGAAACTCAAAACCGTCACGGCGGCAGGTCAAATCCAACACTTCCGAACGATTTTTTCGCCGTGTAATGTCTTTTAGCTTGAGAGCTCTCAGTTTAGGCAGCGATTTTCCCTGCCCATTTTTTGCGTCAATAATGAGTGGATTAAGTGACTTACCTCCCCGAACGATAAACGAACCACCGTACTGCGAGACCTGTTGGAAATAGGCGAAATCGGCATAACCTGCATCCGCCAAGAGCAACTGGTCTCGCAACATTTCCGGTGCAGGCAGGTAAGCGCGCTCAGAAGCGGTATCAGCGGTAATGGTCATTTCAGTCGGTACTTGTGTAAACAAATACAGGGTCATATGGCATTCAACAGCGGCCAGAGAAGGGCTGAACCGATAAGCAAATGTGCCTGATAATGCAGAATGCACTTTGAATGAACTGCCATCCTGCAAGAGCACATTTTTAATCCGTTGAAATTTTTTGGGCGGCGGTATGACGTGTTTTTCAACAAATTGAGCAATGGCAAATCTGACTAATATTTTGACAAAGTCAGTCAGGGCGGATTTTTTAAGATGATTGTAGAAAGGTCTGTATTGGATACGGTGTTTTTTCTCTGGCATCAACCCATTGATTTGTTGGTGTAAATGAGAAATTGAGGTGATATTTCCCGTACTGATTACTTGTATCAGGGCAAGAATAAACAGGCGGGGTTCAAGGCATCGGAGCCGTCGTGTAAAGCCACATCGGCGAGCCATTTTTTCTAAAAGAGCATCATTGAAGAATTGCATTAACTGGTGTTTTATAGCGATAATTGTCATAGGCTTCATGCGTATTTGGGTGGTTTGTTTGGCAACAATTATCCAATCACAAATGAGGCCTTTTTTCTATCTTAAATAAAGGGTTATCTCTTAAGATCCTGTATATGTGACAGGATTAAAGTTTTTAATTCTTGTTGAATGAAATGTGATGTAAGGTGATTTACAATCTTTTTTGTAGATTGCTCAGTGCTATTCTTCTGTAATAATTTTGGGGAGATATGTTTATATGAATTCTAATCTTCCTTGAATCAGTATTCATATAGCTACTGAATATTTAGTGAGACCTCATTTAATATCAGATGAATTTACCATCACATCAATTTATAATCACTTAACTTTCGAAGAATTAATTAAAGCTATTATGCGATCCATATCAAGGAAATTATAAAGATAAAGTATATTATGATGTTATCAAAAAATTAACACATTGTTAATGTGTTTACCTGAAGTAAATTGTTAATGTGTTTACCTGAAGTAACCTTAGCGAAAATAATTAATTATTGATAAATGGGCTGCTTATGAGTATTGCGTTTACATCTAGACTAAATATTGAAGTAGTGGTTAACGGTTTACCAACAGCTCCGGCTGATAGTAAGTTTCGTTTTTTATATCATAATGCACAGAGTAGTAATTGGAATCCAGATCTAGATATAGATTGGATTGAAGATATTGAGTATGGTTCAGCTATATCCAACATTAATCATACCGCTTTATTGGAATTCGCAAAATTCCAGAAAAAAGATACCAATATATTATTTTCCCAATTCCAATGGGAGTTACAATTTTGGTTAGTATGTCAATTTTTGTATGGAGAACAAGCAGCGCTAGTCGGAGCTTCAGCTCTGGCAATGATTTTATCAGATAGTGACCAAAAATTAGTCTGCTCAACACAAGTTGCTGATGAAGCAAGACATGTCTTAACTTTTAGCAGATATGTAGACCGCTATATTAAGGAACCATATGGGATGTCAGCTCCACTCAAGAGCTTGCTTAGCGATGCATTGAATGCGTTTAGCTGGGATATGAAAGTACTTGGAATGCAAATTATCGTTGAAGGATTGGCTGAAGCAACTTTTCGACTTGGTGCTGCGATGTTCCATGATCCGGTTATCAGGCGCATTGTTGATTTAGTTTCTATAGATGAAAGTCGGCACGTTACATTCGGTATTCTCTT is part of the Xenorhabdus cabanillasii genome and encodes:
- a CDS encoding IS4 family transposase, whose protein sequence is MTIIAIKHQLMQFFNDALLEKMARRCGFTRRLRCLEPRLFILALIQVISTGNITSISHLHQQINGLMPEKKHRIQYRPFYNHLKKSALTDFVKILVRFAIAQFVEKHVIPPPKKFQRIKNVLLQDGSSFKVHSALSGTFAYRFSPSLAAVECHMTLYLFTQVPTEMTITADTASERAYLPAPEMLRDQLLLADAGYADFAYFQQVSQYGGSFIVRGGKSLNPLIIDAKNGQGKSLPKLRALKLKDITRRKNRSEVLDLTCRRDGFEFRIIRRWVAEERRYCLWLTNLSATEFTADDIMVVYRCRWQVELLFNELKSHTNWRSYATRHKSIVENLIWLSLLGLLFRRSLARRLLPTVSLLKAANNTCIWLRPILSSVLQKAWSEIIFCLEEAKEYLSQNAFKTPQRKVRKNMILDECFKQIN
- a CDS encoding ferritin-like domain-containing protein, which produces MSIAFTSRLNIEVVVNGLPTAPADSKFRFLYHNAQSSNWNPDLDIDWIEDIEYGSAISNINHTALLEFAKFQKKDTNILFSQFQWELQFWLVCQFLYGEQAALVGASALAMILSDSDQKLVCSTQVADEARHVLTFSRYVDRYIKEPYGMSAPLKSLLSDALNAFSWDMKVLGMQIIVEGLAEATFRLGAAMFHDPVIRRIVDLVSIDESRHVTFGILLLRKHYQNISSSEKRIREEFVLDCAEAIKKRFLLTDIWERLDIPKYRGIDFVKQSSVMIDFRRTIFSRIGLVLRNLDLMSDKMRMKLQKMQLLR